Proteins encoded together in one Luteimonas fraxinea window:
- a CDS encoding UvrD-helicase domain-containing protein: protein MSSPDPYLLLPLDGVRAIEASAGTGKTFTLATLVVRLVVEGGLRIGEILAVTFTEAATQELRSRIHKRLKMAEALVEADIGDDASPEAALTHTVLAQHLARGEESADALRRRLRAAADEIDLAAIFTIHGFCARVLREHALEAGQGFDAPELMASDTTLREAIAADLWRSHGVEPDAADDLLSLWPGGPLALAGDLSPLVRERVLRPALSELPNDPAPRLRAAGAALAHAFHAHGDDFRASLIEAVDSKILHGASYKADWITALFADLRTWCAAGNHDAPFHHAKLPHLHRERLLEKTNKAGAGRTPDSPVCDAIPAYLDALDEIAEWQDARRVELLHRLRDDARARVDRFKQQQRVQTYDDLIDRVADAVDGPQADALVAQLRAQYRVALVDEFQDTDPRQWRIFERVFGAASGAPALFVIGDPKQAIYGFRGGDVETYLAAQASAELAPPLALNFRSRPGVLRAVAALYAQADASGHPPFVDARIRFREVGPGGVRHDDDYLRGDAPAPALTVWQAPDPPPDHKGKVKPWSAGRSRELATQACVAEIHRVLRDARAGTALIEGRPVQPGDIAVLVRSHSEATRIRAALAMVGIPAVAAGKQSLFATAEARDVHALLLALLHGADDGRLRMALSTVLIGEDATQVAALDEDGDALRSWQLAALGWRDRLQRGGPLALITDLCAGHAGRLLGLLDGERRLTNYLQLAELLQEAQAHALGLHGLVDWLSRAIASASSDDDSQLLRLESDARRVQVVTLHKSKGLEYPLVFLPFAGIGGKPRDAGRHVTVADDDGRALHWKLLPSRSGWNDAKQRWQDGQRAEDARLLYVGLTRARHALWLAGGKFYGHDKAAIAHMIDTPDALGEALGAALRIDTQTPPASLPWLPPESEDAVPPARVATRSLLSDWWVYSFTQLANAESGHDASSASTQAAPGGLDEPAVDPDALPESAVETDVYDPRFAGARFGVVLHDVLERSDFVQWSEWTPGAPAPDADADVIVERLRAAGYADADLADGIEVLTPLVGQTLTVTLPEGVRLADVPSAARRPEIEFQFALAPTRIDALLALLHRHDVLRARSGFGTRRQLEGLMTGLIDLTYVHDGRWYVLDYKTNRLSGYGPAQLDAAMAHSEYDMQALIYTVALHRWLRFRLGDGYDYARDFGGVRYLFCRGLDATHDDAPGVKAWRFAPELVDALDGLFAGRDVGVVP, encoded by the coding sequence ATGAGCAGCCCCGATCCCTACCTGCTGCTGCCGCTCGATGGCGTGCGCGCCATCGAGGCCTCGGCCGGCACCGGCAAGACGTTCACGCTGGCGACGCTGGTCGTGCGGCTCGTCGTCGAAGGCGGCCTGCGCATCGGCGAAATTCTCGCCGTGACCTTCACCGAGGCCGCAACGCAGGAACTGCGCAGCCGCATCCACAAGCGCCTGAAGATGGCCGAGGCACTGGTCGAGGCCGACATCGGCGACGACGCCTCGCCCGAAGCCGCGCTGACCCACACCGTCCTCGCGCAGCATCTCGCGCGTGGCGAGGAAAGCGCCGATGCATTGCGGCGGCGTCTGCGTGCAGCGGCCGACGAGATCGATCTCGCGGCGATCTTCACCATCCACGGCTTCTGCGCGCGTGTGCTGCGCGAGCACGCGCTGGAAGCCGGTCAGGGCTTCGACGCGCCGGAGCTGATGGCCAGCGACACTACCTTGCGCGAAGCGATCGCCGCGGACCTGTGGCGTTCGCACGGCGTGGAGCCCGATGCGGCCGATGATCTGCTGAGCCTGTGGCCGGGTGGGCCGCTCGCTCTCGCCGGCGATCTGTCGCCGCTGGTGCGCGAACGCGTGCTGCGTCCTGCACTGTCCGAACTGCCCAACGATCCCGCGCCGCGTCTGCGCGCTGCGGGGGCGGCGCTCGCGCATGCGTTCCATGCGCACGGCGATGACTTCCGCGCGTCGCTGATCGAGGCCGTCGACAGCAAGATCCTGCATGGCGCCAGCTACAAGGCCGACTGGATCACCGCGCTGTTCGCGGATCTGCGCACCTGGTGCGCGGCCGGCAATCACGACGCGCCGTTCCATCACGCCAAGCTGCCGCATCTGCATCGCGAGCGGCTGCTGGAAAAGACCAACAAGGCCGGCGCCGGACGCACACCGGACTCGCCGGTCTGCGATGCGATTCCCGCGTATCTCGATGCGCTCGACGAGATCGCCGAATGGCAGGACGCGCGCCGCGTCGAATTGCTGCATCGCCTGCGCGATGATGCGCGCGCCCGCGTGGATCGCTTCAAGCAGCAGCAGCGCGTGCAGACCTACGACGATCTGATCGACCGCGTCGCCGATGCCGTCGACGGTCCGCAGGCCGATGCGCTGGTCGCGCAGTTGCGCGCGCAGTACCGGGTCGCGCTGGTCGACGAATTCCAGGACACCGATCCGCGCCAGTGGCGCATCTTCGAGCGCGTGTTCGGCGCCGCCAGTGGAGCGCCGGCGCTGTTCGTCATCGGAGACCCCAAGCAGGCCATCTACGGCTTCCGCGGCGGCGATGTCGAGACCTATCTCGCCGCGCAGGCCTCGGCCGAACTCGCACCGCCGCTCGCGCTGAACTTCCGCTCGCGCCCCGGTGTGCTGCGCGCGGTCGCGGCGCTGTACGCGCAGGCCGATGCGTCAGGACATCCGCCATTCGTCGATGCCCGCATCCGTTTCCGCGAAGTCGGACCCGGCGGCGTGCGTCACGACGACGACTATCTGCGGGGCGACGCACCCGCGCCTGCGCTCACCGTGTGGCAGGCGCCCGACCCGCCGCCGGACCACAAAGGCAAGGTCAAACCCTGGAGTGCCGGCCGCTCGCGCGAACTCGCCACGCAAGCGTGTGTCGCCGAGATCCATCGCGTGCTCAGGGATGCGCGCGCAGGCACGGCCCTGATCGAAGGTCGCCCGGTGCAGCCCGGCGACATCGCGGTGCTGGTGCGCTCGCACAGTGAGGCCACGCGCATCCGCGCCGCGCTGGCGATGGTCGGCATTCCTGCAGTTGCGGCCGGCAAGCAGAGCCTGTTCGCGACCGCCGAGGCGCGCGACGTGCACGCCCTGCTGCTCGCACTGCTGCACGGCGCCGACGATGGCCGCCTGCGCATGGCGCTGTCGACGGTGCTGATCGGCGAGGACGCGACGCAGGTCGCCGCGCTCGACGAGGACGGCGACGCGCTGCGCAGCTGGCAGCTCGCTGCACTCGGCTGGCGCGACCGTCTGCAACGCGGCGGTCCGCTCGCGTTGATCACCGATCTCTGCGCCGGACATGCGGGCCGCCTGCTCGGCCTGCTCGATGGCGAGCGTCGCCTGACGAACTACCTGCAACTCGCCGAACTGCTGCAGGAAGCGCAGGCGCATGCGCTGGGTCTGCACGGCCTGGTCGACTGGCTGTCGCGCGCGATCGCGTCCGCCAGCAGTGACGACGACAGCCAGCTGCTGCGCCTCGAATCCGACGCGCGCCGGGTGCAGGTGGTCACGCTGCACAAGAGCAAGGGCCTCGAGTACCCGCTGGTGTTCCTGCCGTTCGCCGGCATCGGCGGCAAGCCGCGCGACGCCGGACGCCACGTCACCGTGGCCGACGACGACGGCCGCGCCCTGCACTGGAAACTGTTGCCGTCGCGCTCGGGCTGGAACGACGCGAAGCAGCGCTGGCAGGACGGCCAGCGCGCCGAAGACGCGCGCCTGCTCTACGTCGGCCTGACCCGCGCGCGGCACGCGCTGTGGCTCGCAGGCGGCAAGTTCTACGGCCATGACAAGGCCGCGATTGCGCACATGATCGACACGCCGGACGCACTGGGCGAAGCGCTGGGTGCAGCCCTCCGCATCGACACGCAGACGCCGCCCGCATCGCTGCCGTGGCTGCCACCCGAATCCGAAGATGCCGTACCGCCCGCGCGCGTCGCCACGCGCTCGCTGCTGAGCGACTGGTGGGTCTATAGCTTCACCCAGCTGGCGAATGCCGAGTCCGGTCACGATGCATCGAGCGCGTCTACCCAAGCCGCGCCGGGTGGTCTGGACGAGCCGGCTGTCGATCCCGACGCGTTGCCCGAGTCCGCGGTCGAGACCGATGTCTACGATCCGCGCTTTGCCGGCGCGCGGTTCGGCGTGGTGCTGCATGACGTGCTCGAACGCAGCGATTTCGTGCAGTGGTCCGAGTGGACGCCCGGTGCGCCGGCGCCCGATGCCGATGCGGATGTCATCGTCGAGCGCCTGCGCGCCGCTGGTTATGCCGACGCCGATCTCGCAGACGGCATCGAGGTCCTGACCCCGCTCGTCGGCCAGACGCTGACTGTCACCCTGCCCGAAGGCGTGCGTCTCGCCGACGTGCCGTCCGCCGCACGTCGCCCGGAAATCGAATTCCAGTTCGCCCTCGCACCGACGCGCATCGACGCCCTGCTCGCACTGCTGCATCGGCACGACGTCCTGCGCGCCCGCAGCGGCTTCGGCACGCGTCGCCAGCTCGAAGGCTTGATGACCGGCCTGATCGATCTGACCTACGTGCACGACGGCCGCTGGTACGTGCTCGACTACAAGACCAACCGCCTCTCCGGCTACGGCCCCGCGCAACTCGACGCCGCGATGGCGCACAGCGAGTACGACATGCAGGCGCTGATCTACACCGTCGCGCTGCATCGCTGGCTGCGTTTCCGCCTGGGCGACGGTTACGACTACGCGCGCGACTTCGGCGGCGTGCGGTACCTGTTCTGCCGCGGACTGGATGCGACGCACGACGACGCGCCGGGTGTGAAGGCGTGGCGCTTCGCGCCGGAGCTCGTGGATGCGTTGGATGGATTGTTCGCCGGGCGGGATGTGGGGGTGGTGCCGTGA
- the recD gene encoding exodeoxyribonuclease V subunit alpha, with protein sequence MTLLKSLRDAGALRTLDNALAQSLRRLDPATPDTVLAAAALASLAVANGHAGFDPAAPQRLVDADIDWPAPDTWRAALEASPWISQPDDGDIESIADTPLVFEHGLLYLRRYREYERRLALGLRRIGAQSPETDVTDALAPLFAQLFPDARTGADLQARAAAVALRHNLVLVTGGPGTGKTTTITRLLALLTAQAQQAGHPLPRIALAAPTGRAAERMAESVRKAVLLLAAAGVDAMLLDALPTAGTTLHRLLGTIPDSPRFRHHADNPLPFDVVVVDEASMIDLPLMAKLVEAVADGARLVLLGDPDQLPSVEAGDVLSGILRAAGDGTGSPIGDEAVSNFLFGEPAWRMSATLAAGASPTIDTRLPVKGDRATSAVDMDALQAVLSASLAAGPVTDQTRVSTPRSADHSATLHPSTTNYFPGRRIHLQRGYRQSAALDLAPLATAVREGDASNALSLLRAGELAGVHFHEGQSDPLAAHRAHLLAHWTALADTTDPAEALVLAGRMRILTAVREGPQGARGLNARIEELLGGSTRRGAGPGYFHGRLLLVTENSYRHRLFNGDIGICLADGNGAVMAWFPGDDPLHPRPFHPSALPAHDSAFAMTVHKAQGSEFDEVWLVLPERFNRVLSRELVYTGMTRARSALHIAARADVITEALARHASRWSGLGWRLGADDAPPAPAPVPIESEVPTQGALF encoded by the coding sequence ATGACCCTCCTCAAAAGCCTCCGTGACGCCGGCGCCCTGCGCACGCTCGACAACGCGCTCGCGCAATCGCTGCGGCGCCTCGATCCCGCGACGCCCGACACCGTGCTCGCCGCCGCCGCGCTCGCCTCGCTCGCCGTGGCCAACGGTCACGCCGGTTTCGATCCCGCCGCGCCGCAGCGCCTGGTCGACGCCGACATCGACTGGCCCGCACCCGATACCTGGCGCGCGGCACTCGAAGCCTCGCCGTGGATTTCGCAACCTGACGACGGCGACATCGAATCCATCGCCGATACGCCGCTGGTGTTCGAACACGGCCTGCTCTACCTGCGCCGCTATCGCGAGTACGAACGCCGCCTCGCGCTCGGCCTGCGCCGCATCGGTGCGCAATCTCCGGAAACGGACGTCACCGACGCACTCGCACCCCTGTTCGCGCAGCTGTTTCCCGATGCCCGCACCGGAGCCGACCTGCAGGCGCGCGCCGCCGCGGTCGCGCTGCGTCACAACCTGGTCCTCGTCACCGGCGGCCCCGGCACCGGCAAGACCACGACCATCACCCGTCTGCTCGCCCTGCTCACCGCGCAGGCGCAACAGGCCGGCCATCCCTTGCCGCGCATCGCACTCGCCGCACCGACCGGCCGCGCTGCCGAGCGCATGGCCGAGAGCGTGCGCAAGGCCGTGCTGTTGCTCGCGGCAGCCGGTGTCGATGCCATGCTGCTCGACGCGCTGCCCACCGCCGGCACCACGCTGCACCGCCTGCTCGGCACGATTCCCGACAGTCCGCGCTTCCGCCACCACGCCGACAACCCGCTGCCGTTCGATGTCGTCGTCGTCGACGAAGCTTCGATGATCGATCTGCCGCTGATGGCCAAACTGGTCGAAGCCGTCGCCGATGGCGCGCGCCTCGTGCTGCTCGGCGATCCCGACCAGCTGCCCTCGGTCGAAGCCGGTGACGTGCTCAGCGGCATCCTGCGTGCGGCCGGGGACGGCACCGGGTCACCCATCGGCGACGAGGCTGTATCGAACTTTCTCTTCGGCGAGCCCGCTTGGCGCATGTCTGCGACGCTTGCTGCCGGCGCATCGCCCACGATCGACACCCGATTGCCCGTCAAGGGAGATCGCGCCACGAGCGCCGTCGATATGGATGCGCTACAGGCCGTGCTCAGCGCTTCCTTAGCCGCCGGTCCGGTCACAGATCAAACGCGTGTCTCGACACCACGTAGTGCGGACCATTCGGCGACGTTACATCCAAGCACCACCAACTACTTTCCCGGCCGCCGCATCCACCTGCAACGCGGCTACCGCCAGAGCGCAGCCCTCGATCTCGCCCCGCTCGCGACCGCCGTGCGCGAAGGCGATGCGTCCAACGCGCTGTCGCTGCTGCGCGCGGGGGAGCTCGCCGGCGTGCACTTCCACGAAGGCCAGTCCGATCCGCTCGCCGCGCATCGTGCGCATCTGCTCGCGCACTGGACCGCGCTCGCCGACACCACCGATCCGGCCGAGGCGCTCGTGCTCGCCGGCCGGATGCGCATCCTCACCGCAGTCCGCGAAGGGCCGCAGGGCGCACGCGGGCTCAATGCACGTATCGAAGAGCTGCTCGGCGGCAGCACGCGTCGCGGTGCGGGGCCCGGCTACTTCCACGGCCGCCTGCTGCTGGTCACCGAGAACAGCTATCGCCATCGTCTGTTCAACGGCGATATCGGCATCTGTCTCGCCGACGGCAACGGCGCGGTCATGGCGTGGTTCCCCGGCGACGACCCGCTGCATCCGCGCCCTTTCCATCCCTCCGCATTGCCCGCGCACGACAGCGCATTCGCGATGACCGTGCACAAGGCGCAGGGCTCGGAATTCGACGAGGTCTGGCTGGTGCTGCCCGAACGCTTCAACCGCGTACTGTCGCGCGAACTCGTCTACACCGGCATGACCCGCGCCCGCAGCGCGCTGCACATCGCCGCGCGTGCGGATGTCATCACCGAAGCACTCGCGCGGCACGCCAGCCGCTGGTCAGGGCTGGGCTGGCGGTTGGGTGCGGATGACGCGCCACCGGCTCCTGCACCTGTGCCGATCGAATCGGAAGTTCCGACCCAGGGCGCGTTGTTCTAG
- a CDS encoding NTP/NDP exchange transporter: MIRYSSAVSHRRKPLRDLFNLRHGELGPVLIAGLFFFCVLTALMLLRPARDALGMARGIESIRWLFIGTAVVTLAVNPVFGWLVSWLRRLQFISATYGFFVASLVGFWALLMFAPDAVGERSGQVFFVWFSVFNLFVTMVFWALLADRFTSDQGKRFFALISIGGTLGAIFGPWLTSQLAEPLGTPSLLLVAGAFLLLALLAAWLLVRVMPDRAADATAAVVADAERIGGSAWAGLRAVARSPYLSGIAGYVLLMTVMATLVYFTRLQMVAAVADGTDARAALLGSIDMWTQIAVLVLQLTLTGRLIRRFGLGVALAILPVATALGFIGLAIYGSFVVLILLEATNRAVQRGITRPAREALFTVASREDKYKAKAFIDTFIYRAGDVVGAQTEGLLGRLGLAMGGLVSVVLPLALMWAALALWLGRAQAREAAAAGT, translated from the coding sequence ATGATTCGATATTCAAGCGCCGTATCGCACCGCCGCAAGCCATTGCGGGACCTGTTCAATCTCCGCCATGGAGAGCTCGGTCCGGTGTTGATTGCCGGGCTGTTCTTCTTCTGTGTGCTGACCGCGTTGATGCTGTTGCGTCCGGCGCGTGATGCGCTGGGGATGGCGCGCGGCATCGAAAGCATCCGCTGGCTCTTCATCGGCACGGCAGTGGTCACGCTGGCGGTGAATCCGGTGTTCGGCTGGCTGGTCAGCTGGCTGCGGCGCCTGCAGTTCATCAGCGCAACCTACGGCTTCTTCGTGGCGAGCCTGGTGGGCTTCTGGGCGCTGCTGATGTTCGCACCGGATGCCGTGGGGGAACGCAGCGGGCAGGTGTTCTTCGTCTGGTTCAGCGTGTTCAACCTGTTCGTGACCATGGTGTTCTGGGCGCTGCTGGCCGACCGCTTCACCAGTGATCAGGGCAAGCGCTTCTTCGCGCTGATCTCGATCGGCGGCACGCTGGGCGCGATCTTCGGGCCGTGGCTCACCTCGCAACTGGCCGAGCCGCTGGGCACGCCCAGCCTGCTGCTGGTGGCCGGTGCATTCCTGCTGCTGGCGTTGCTCGCCGCGTGGCTGCTGGTGCGCGTGATGCCCGATCGCGCGGCGGATGCAACAGCCGCTGTCGTCGCTGATGCCGAGCGCATCGGCGGCAGTGCATGGGCGGGCCTGCGTGCGGTCGCGCGTTCGCCGTACCTGAGCGGAATCGCCGGCTACGTGCTGCTGATGACGGTGATGGCGACGCTGGTCTACTTCACCCGCCTGCAGATGGTGGCGGCTGTCGCCGACGGCACCGACGCGCGCGCTGCACTGCTCGGCAGCATCGACATGTGGACGCAGATCGCGGTGCTGGTGCTGCAGCTCACGCTCACGGGGCGGCTGATCCGACGCTTCGGTCTCGGTGTGGCACTGGCGATCCTGCCGGTCGCGACCGCGCTCGGCTTCATCGGCCTGGCGATCTACGGCTCGTTCGTGGTGCTGATCCTGCTCGAAGCGACCAACCGCGCCGTGCAGCGCGGCATCACCCGACCCGCACGCGAAGCGCTGTTCACCGTCGCCAGCCGCGAGGACAAATACAAGGCGAAAGCCTTCATCGACACCTTTATCTACCGCGCCGGCGACGTGGTCGGGGCGCAGACCGAAGGCCTGCTCGGCCGGCTGGGGCTGGCGATGGGCGGCCTGGTCAGCGTGGTGCTGCCACTGGCGCTGATGTGGGCCGCACTGGCGCTGTGGCTGGGGCGTGCGCAAGCGCGTGAGGCGGCAGCAGCGGGGACGTGA
- a CDS encoding SDR family oxidoreductase yields the protein MTNIRTTPQSSGERNQRSGLLALGLLLGGVFQVGNAVAQTEPKPDWNTTDIPSQAGRIFLVTGGTSGMGFEDAKALAGAGARVVIAARNPARGEEAIARIREAHPVAEVQFEAVDLADLTSVRALGARLQTSLPRLDGLINNAAIMAPPARGTSADGLEMQFATNYAGHFVLTAELLPLLRKSDAPRVVTLSSIAVHRGSIDFEDLQSMQHYEPMTVYAQSKLACLMFAFELQRRSDAAGWGIQSMAAHPGVSVTELVERGPGLDSEQGRQWAAMRDTLQTAAQGAVPTLFAATDPAAQGGAYYGPTGPNEIAGPLGLATVPAAASDAVAAGRLWVATEALTGTRFPASVR from the coding sequence ATGACGAATATTCGAACGACGCCGCAGTCGAGCGGCGAACGCAACCAGCGCAGCGGGCTGCTGGCTCTGGGCCTGCTGCTGGGTGGCGTGTTCCAGGTCGGCAACGCCGTTGCGCAAACCGAGCCGAAGCCGGACTGGAACACCACCGACATCCCCTCGCAGGCCGGACGCATCTTTCTGGTGACCGGCGGCACCAGCGGCATGGGCTTCGAGGATGCCAAGGCGCTGGCCGGCGCCGGCGCGCGCGTGGTGATTGCAGCCCGCAACCCTGCGCGTGGCGAGGAAGCGATCGCCCGGATCCGGGAAGCGCATCCCGTAGCCGAGGTGCAGTTCGAAGCGGTGGACCTGGCCGATCTCACGTCGGTGCGGGCACTGGGCGCGCGCCTCCAGACCTCGCTGCCGCGCCTGGACGGCCTGATCAACAACGCGGCGATCATGGCGCCGCCCGCGCGTGGCACGTCGGCGGATGGACTCGAGATGCAGTTCGCCACGAATTACGCGGGTCATTTCGTCCTGACCGCTGAACTGCTGCCACTCCTGCGCAAGAGCGATGCGCCGCGTGTGGTCACGCTGTCGAGCATCGCCGTGCACCGCGGCAGCATCGACTTCGAGGACCTGCAGTCCATGCAGCACTACGAGCCGATGACGGTGTACGCACAGTCCAAGCTGGCGTGCCTGATGTTCGCGTTCGAGCTGCAGCGGCGCAGCGATGCAGCCGGCTGGGGTATCCAAAGCATGGCCGCCCATCCGGGCGTGTCGGTGACCGAACTGGTCGAGCGCGGCCCCGGACTCGACAGCGAACAGGGACGCCAGTGGGCCGCGATGCGCGACACATTGCAGACTGCGGCCCAGGGCGCGGTGCCCACGCTGTTCGCCGCGACCGATCCCGCCGCACAGGGTGGCGCGTACTACGGTCCGACCGGCCCGAACGAGATCGCCGGCCCGCTCGGCCTGGCGACCGTGCCTGCCGCTGCCAGTGACGCCGTGGCCGCCGGACGTCTGTGGGTGGCGACCGAAGCGCTCACCGGCACGCGCTTTCCGGCAAGCGTCCGTTGA
- a CDS encoding LysR family transcriptional regulator, producing MRQPNLSYVALFAAVVEAGGFRVAAHRRGLSASSVSDSIRRLEAELGVRLLNRTTRSVTPTEAGARLLERLRPALDEIDAAFNDLDDSTQRPVGTLRLSVPVPTARFVLPRLIPAFLERYPGVSVEVAMDNAHIDIVAAGYDAGVRYEESLAKDMIAVPIGPRRQRFVAAASPGYLQTHGTPAHPSDLLGHRLIGHRFETGKLGVWEFERAGTTIRVPPQGPLLSSSHDLEVGAALAGVGIIYTFEEHLRPALDRGELLPVLEDWWQAFEGPYLYYNDRRHMPSPLRAFVDFLKETAAT from the coding sequence GTGCGCCAGCCCAACCTGAGTTACGTCGCCCTGTTCGCGGCGGTGGTCGAGGCCGGCGGCTTCCGTGTCGCGGCGCACCGGCGCGGTCTGTCGGCCTCATCGGTCAGCGACAGCATCCGCCGGCTCGAAGCCGAACTCGGTGTGCGGTTGCTCAACCGCACCACCCGCAGCGTCACCCCGACCGAAGCCGGCGCCCGCCTGCTGGAGCGCCTGCGTCCAGCCTTGGACGAGATCGACGCCGCCTTCAATGATCTCGACGACAGCACCCAGCGACCGGTGGGCACCCTGCGGCTCAGCGTGCCGGTGCCGACTGCACGCTTCGTATTGCCGCGGCTCATTCCCGCCTTTCTGGAGCGGTATCCCGGGGTGAGCGTCGAGGTGGCGATGGACAACGCCCACATCGACATCGTCGCCGCCGGCTACGACGCCGGCGTGCGCTACGAGGAAAGTCTGGCCAAGGACATGATCGCCGTGCCCATCGGCCCGCGGCGGCAGCGTTTCGTTGCGGCGGCCTCGCCCGGCTATCTGCAGACGCACGGCACGCCGGCGCACCCGAGCGATCTGCTCGGCCATCGCCTGATCGGCCATCGCTTCGAAACCGGAAAGCTCGGCGTGTGGGAATTCGAGCGCGCGGGCACCACCATCCGCGTGCCGCCGCAGGGCCCGCTGCTGTCCTCGTCGCACGATCTGGAAGTGGGCGCTGCCCTGGCAGGTGTGGGGATCATCTACACCTTCGAAGAGCACCTCCGGCCAGCGCTCGACCGGGGCGAACTGCTGCCCGTGCTGGAAGACTGGTGGCAGGCGTTCGAAGGCCCGTATCTCTACTACAACGACCGGCGGCACATGCCTTCGCCGCTGCGGGCATTCGTGGATTTCCTGAAAGAAACGGCGGCAACGTAG
- a CDS encoding restriction endonuclease translates to MGRGRRGFFDDLIKLPWPVALIVGVIGYAGIRHGVPAFFARQDGPYANALANASASLAPLAWIFLAACTLCALVAFVNARKRRRLLDTRTGLDSLAAIGWRDFERLVGEAFRRQGYSVEETGLGGADGGIDLILRKRGQRTLVQCKQWRREKVPVNVVREMYGLLAHHGAHAVRIATVGGFTQDAARFAVGKPIELIDGATLLAMIREGQNADRIPVPTPMPAPRIEPAFTSATLTVTTAPDCPRCGSAMVERTNHRANNTFWGCTTFPACRGTR, encoded by the coding sequence ATGGGACGCGGACGTCGTGGCTTTTTCGACGACTTGATCAAACTGCCGTGGCCGGTCGCACTGATCGTCGGCGTCATCGGCTATGCCGGCATCCGGCACGGCGTGCCCGCATTCTTCGCGCGGCAGGATGGTCCGTATGCGAACGCACTTGCGAACGCGAGTGCATCGCTCGCACCGCTCGCCTGGATATTCCTCGCCGCCTGCACGCTATGTGCGCTGGTCGCCTTCGTCAACGCGCGCAAGCGCCGCCGTCTGCTCGATACGCGCACCGGCCTCGACAGCCTCGCCGCCATCGGCTGGCGCGATTTCGAACGCCTCGTCGGCGAAGCCTTCCGTCGTCAAGGCTACAGCGTCGAAGAAACAGGATTAGGCGGCGCCGACGGCGGCATCGATCTGATCCTGCGCAAGCGCGGCCAGCGCACGCTGGTGCAGTGCAAGCAATGGCGCCGCGAGAAGGTGCCGGTGAATGTCGTACGCGAGATGTACGGCCTACTCGCCCACCACGGCGCACACGCCGTGCGTATCGCGACCGTCGGCGGATTTACCCAAGACGCCGCGCGCTTCGCGGTCGGCAAGCCGATCGAACTGATCGATGGCGCGACCCTGCTGGCGATGATCCGCGAGGGGCAGAACGCAGACCGCATACCGGTGCCGACACCGATGCCCGCGCCCCGCATCGAACCCGCCTTTACCAGCGCAACGCTAACGGTCACGACAGCCCCCGACTGCCCACGCTGCGGCAGCGCGATGGTCGAACGCACCAATCATCGCGCCAACAACACCTTCTGGGGCTGCACCACATTTCCCGCATGCCGCGGCACGCGATGA
- a CDS encoding excalibur calcium-binding domain-containing protein translates to MRYLIVLLLIAAAWGGYRHFHAPEPVAVMPIAATATPSRAAPTRVLPTPAQSFSCDGRQHCSQMRSCEEATFFIRNCPDTKMDGDHDGVPCETQWCR, encoded by the coding sequence ATGCGCTATCTGATCGTGTTGCTGCTCATCGCCGCCGCGTGGGGCGGCTATCGCCATTTCCATGCACCGGAACCTGTGGCAGTGATGCCGATCGCTGCTACCGCCACGCCATCACGCGCCGCGCCCACGCGGGTGCTGCCGACGCCGGCCCAGAGCTTCAGCTGCGATGGCCGCCAGCACTGCTCGCAGATGCGTTCATGCGAGGAGGCGACGTTTTTCATCCGCAACTGTCCGGATACCAAGATGGACGGGGATCACGATGGGGTGCCGTGCGAGACGCAGTGGTGTAGGTAG